In the genome of Hippoglossus hippoglossus isolate fHipHip1 chromosome 12, fHipHip1.pri, whole genome shotgun sequence, one region contains:
- the il1b gene encoding interleukin-1 beta has product MDFDLSQALPSPLELDEKEFESCCFDMKDVQDQIITLEKGLSLRISKNPRSMKAAATLVLAANRVKNILSQEGQSDSQRCRMILNSVIETTIVKKVENYSTGERKLVFQRHQSLECNLTDNEKKDIVCTATDFKLMALTLNAANCNHKVTFKIGTYISSGVGQTVVLSIINHNLYISCIMDGDKAELKLENYSGEDLKVICSDGAKDRFLFYRRETGLNVQTFESVMCHGWFISTSYEQEEKPLEMCKVDSAYRITSFSINESRLWR; this is encoded by the exons ATGGACTTTGATTTGTCTCAAGCTCTTCCGAG CCCACTTGAATTGGACGAGAAAGAATTTGAATCTTGCTGCTTTGACATGAAG GATGTTCAAGATCAGATCATTACACTTGAAAAGGGACTGTCCCTGAGGATTTCAAAAAACCCACGCTCCATGAAGGCTGCAGCTACCCTTGTGCTGGCTGCGAACAGGGTGAAGAACATCCTGTCTCAAGAAGGCCAAAGTGACAGCCAGCGCTGCAGAATGATCCTGAACAGTGTGATAGAGA cCACAATTGTCAAGAAGGTTGAGAACTACTCcacaggagagaggaagctggtCTTCCAACGTCATCAGAGTTTGGAGTGCAATCTGACTGACAACGAAAAAAAAGATATCGTCTGCACAGCCACCGACTTCAAACTGATGGCCCTCACTCTGAATGCAGCAAACTGCAATCACAAAG TGACATTTAAAATTGGGACATATATCTCTTCTGGTGTTGGTCAGACTGTTGTTCtgtcaatcatcaatcacaACTTGTACATTTCCTGCATAATGGACGGTGACAAAGCTGAGCTGAAATtggag AACTACAGTGGAGAGGATTTAAAGGTCATCTGCAGCGATGGAGCCAAGGACCGTTTCCTCTTCTACCGCAGGGAGACAGGATTAAATGTTCAGACATTTGAGTCTGTTATGTGCCACGGCTGGTTCATCAGCACCTCCTatgagcaggaggagaagcctCTGGAGATGTGTAAAGTGGACTCTGCCTACCGTATCACCTCTTTCAGCATCAACGAAAGTCGCTTATGGCGTTAG
- the LOC117771894 gene encoding metal transporter CNNM3 isoform X1, which yields MVASLAGLRFLLMVLLFCGIRFGACSQEAPPVLGLRLEDPAGLVCMKDRIISAPDGAEFRLRLFGSDLNGSWPWVAFAGAAGGAVGAVGDVPDPCGQESQRQQSAFQVKGNFIPDQDYSGLVTVAVAVQQRSISAGAAGREQTYHYLCVLREGRWASVGPDTLRVIADKDLPADYIPAWGLAVLVVLLLLVCGLLRTVNLSLLWLDPVELYVLHSCGSEEEKRAAKRLEPIRRRGNFLTCSLLFLCALGHSALGVLLYRALGSILSAVFTSGFLVFFLAELVPHIVCSGYGFQLAPGLTWLAQVCMVLTCPLSCPLGLILDLGLRRDVSTCGIRERAMEMIRTSTNDPYSEFVKEEFSRGTLRIKTVEDILTPLKDCYMLPSSAVLDFSTMSEIMQSGYTRVPIYEEEKSNIVEILYVKDLALVDPDDCTPMTTITKFYNHPLHFVFNDTKLDAMLEEFKKGNSHMAIVQKVNNEGEGDPFYEVLGLVTLEDVIEEIIKSEILDESDGYLDRKVKWPLPQLEIPLEPRSAHEEFSLFKPPEGEPKIRTSPQLLLATHRFLSREVEHFSPGRMTEKVLFHLLRHPSVNQEVHFDPSNRLSPGHYLYTRNHPVDYFILLLQGRVEVEIGKEGLKFENGAFTYYGVSALTLPSSVHQSPVSTQLQSPRDPFESADATSPSSYCPDYTVRALTDLQLIRVTRLQYLNALMASRVGQSPDPPEIKILPNSQTKLLNDRNTTQGGSGAQESSTEEEAHG from the exons ATGGTGGCCAGCTTGGCAGGTCTACGGTTCCTGTTGATGGTATTGTTGTTCTGCGGGATCAGGTTCGGCGCCTGCAGCCAGGAAGCTCCGCCGGTCCTGGGGCTGCGACTGGAAGACCCGGCGGGCCTGGTGTGCATGAAGGATCGGATCATCTCTGCGCCAGATGGAGCCGAATTCAGGCTCCGTCTGTTCGGGTCTGATCTGAATGGAAGCTGGCCGTGGGTGGCGTTCGCAGGGGCAGCTGGCGGAGCTGTCGGGGCGGTCGGGGATGTGCCCGACCCGTGCGGGCAGGAGTCCCAACGCCAGCAGTCCGCTTTCCAGGTGAAGGGGAACTTCATCCCGGACCAGGATTACAGCGGGCTGGTGACGGTGGCGGTGGCGGTGCAGCAGAGGAGCATCTCTGCGGGAGCAGCTGGCAGAGAGCAGACGTACCACTACCTGTGCGTGCTGAGGGAAGGGAGGTGGGCTTCCGTGGGCCCGGACACACTGCGGGTCATCGCCGACAAGGATCTGCCCGCAGACTACATCCCGGCGTGGGGCCTGgcggtgctggtggtgctgctgctgctggtgtgcgGGCTGCTGCGGACAGTGAACCTCAGCCTGCTGTGGCTGGACCCCGTGGAGCTTTATGTCCTCCACAGCTGCGGCTCCGAGGAGGAGAAACGGGCCGCCAAGCGCCTGGAGCCAATCAGGAGGAGGGGGAACTTCCTG ACGTGTTCCCTGCTCTTCCTGTGCGCCCTGGGACACTCGGCGCTGGGTGTGCTCCTGTACCGGGCGTTGGGCTCCATCCTCTCCGCAGTCTTCACCAGCGGCTTCCTCGTCTTCTTCCTGGCCGAGCTGGTCCCTCACATCGTGTGCTCCGGTTATGGCTTCCAGCTGGCGCCGGGTCTGACCTGGCTGGCCCAGGTTTGTATGGTGCTCACCTGCCCTCTGTCCTGCCCCCTGGGGCTGATCCTGGACCTGGGGCTGAGGAGGGACGTCAGCACCTGTGGTATAAGGGAGAGGGCCATGGAGATGATTCGCACAAGCACCAATGACCCTTACAG TGAGTTTGTGAAGGAGGAGTTCAGCCGCGGGACGCTGCGCATTAAGACGGTGGAGGACATTCTGACTCCTCTGAAGGACTGCTACATGCTGCCCAGCTCGGCCGTCCTGGACTTCTCCACCATGTCTGAGATCATGCAGAGCGGATACACCAGGGTGCCCATCTacgaggaggagaa GTCCAACATTGTGGAAATCCTGTATGTGAAAGATCTGGCCCTGGTGGACCCAGACGACTGCACCCCCATGACGACCATCACCAAGTTCTACAATCACCCGCTGCACTTTGTCTTCAACGACACCAAACTGGATGCCATGCTGGAGGAGTTCAAGAAAG GCAACTCTCACATGGCCATCGTCCAGAAAGTGAACAACGAGGGGGAGGGAGATCCTTTCTACGAGGTGCTGGGATTGGTCACGTTGGAGGACGTCATCGAGGAGATCATCAAGTCAGAGATCCTGGATGAATCTGATGGTTACT TGGACAGGAAGGTGAAGTGGCCTCTCCCCCAGCTGGAGATTCCTCTGGAGCCTCGCAGCGCCCACGAggagttttctcttttcaagCCTCCCGAAGGAGAACCCAAGATCCGCACCTCGCCGCAGCTGCTGCTGGCTACACACCGCTTCCTGTCTAGAG AGGTGGAACACTTCAGCCCTGGACGCATGACTGAGAAGGTCTTGTTCCACCTGCTCCGTCACCCCAGCGTCAACCAGGAGGTGCACTTTGACCCCAGCAACCGGCTGAGCCCGGGCCACTATCTCTACACCCGCAACCACCCGGTGGACTAtttcatcctgctgctgcag GGCCGTGTGGAGGTGGAGATCGGAAAAGAGGGGCTGAAGTTTGAAAATGGGGCGTTTACTTACTACGGCGTTTCTGCTCTGACGCTACCATCTTCAG TGCACCAGTCTCCAGTGTCAACACAGCTTCAATCTCCCAGGGATCCCTTTGAGTCAGCAGACGCCACCAGCCCGTCCAGTTATTGTCCTGACTACACCGTCCGAGCTCTCACTGACCTGCAGCTCATACGG GTGACACGTCTCCAGTATTTGAACGCTCTGATGGCGTCTCGCGTCGGCCAGAGTCCAGATCCTCCTGAGATTAAGATCCTGCCCAACAGTCAGACCAAGCTGCTCAACGACAGAAACACCACACAAG GTGGGAGCGGAGCCCAAGAAAGCTCCACAGAAGAGGAGGCTCATGGGTAG
- the LOC117771894 gene encoding metal transporter CNNM3 isoform X2 — protein MVASLAGLRFLLMVLLFCGIRFGACSQEAPPVLGLRLEDPAGLVCMKDRIISAPDGAEFRLRLFGSDLNGSWPWVAFAGAAGGAVGAVGDVPDPCGQESQRQQSAFQVKGNFIPDQDYSGLVTVAVAVQQRSISAGAAGREQTYHYLCVLREGRWASVGPDTLRVIADKDLPADYIPAWGLAVLVVLLLLVCGLLRTVNLSLLWLDPVELYVLHSCGSEEEKRAAKRLEPIRRRGNFLTCSLLFLCALGHSALGVLLYRALGSILSAVFTSGFLVFFLAELVPHIVCSGYGFQLAPGLTWLAQVCMVLTCPLSCPLGLILDLGLRRDVSTCGIRERAMEMIRTSTNDPYSEFVKEEFSRGTLRIKTVEDILTPLKDCYMLPSSAVLDFSTMSEIMQSGYTRVPIYEEEKSNIVEILYVKDLALVDPDDCTPMTTITKFYNHPLHFVFNDTKLDAMLEEFKKGNSHMAIVQKVNNEGEGDPFYEVLGLVTLEDVIEEIIKSEILDESDGYLDRKVKWPLPQLEIPLEPRSAHEEFSLFKPPEGEPKIRTSPQLLLATHRFLSREVEHFSPGRMTEKVLFHLLRHPSVNQEVHFDPSNRLSPGHYLYTRNHPVDYFILLLQGRVEVEIGKEGLKFENGAFTYYGVSALTLPSSVHQSPVSTQLQSPRDPFESADATSPSSYCPDYTVRALTDLQLIRVTRLQYLNALMASRVGQSPDPPEIKILPNSQTKLLNDRNTTQEFPVNFSFFDTIENYC, from the exons ATGGTGGCCAGCTTGGCAGGTCTACGGTTCCTGTTGATGGTATTGTTGTTCTGCGGGATCAGGTTCGGCGCCTGCAGCCAGGAAGCTCCGCCGGTCCTGGGGCTGCGACTGGAAGACCCGGCGGGCCTGGTGTGCATGAAGGATCGGATCATCTCTGCGCCAGATGGAGCCGAATTCAGGCTCCGTCTGTTCGGGTCTGATCTGAATGGAAGCTGGCCGTGGGTGGCGTTCGCAGGGGCAGCTGGCGGAGCTGTCGGGGCGGTCGGGGATGTGCCCGACCCGTGCGGGCAGGAGTCCCAACGCCAGCAGTCCGCTTTCCAGGTGAAGGGGAACTTCATCCCGGACCAGGATTACAGCGGGCTGGTGACGGTGGCGGTGGCGGTGCAGCAGAGGAGCATCTCTGCGGGAGCAGCTGGCAGAGAGCAGACGTACCACTACCTGTGCGTGCTGAGGGAAGGGAGGTGGGCTTCCGTGGGCCCGGACACACTGCGGGTCATCGCCGACAAGGATCTGCCCGCAGACTACATCCCGGCGTGGGGCCTGgcggtgctggtggtgctgctgctgctggtgtgcgGGCTGCTGCGGACAGTGAACCTCAGCCTGCTGTGGCTGGACCCCGTGGAGCTTTATGTCCTCCACAGCTGCGGCTCCGAGGAGGAGAAACGGGCCGCCAAGCGCCTGGAGCCAATCAGGAGGAGGGGGAACTTCCTG ACGTGTTCCCTGCTCTTCCTGTGCGCCCTGGGACACTCGGCGCTGGGTGTGCTCCTGTACCGGGCGTTGGGCTCCATCCTCTCCGCAGTCTTCACCAGCGGCTTCCTCGTCTTCTTCCTGGCCGAGCTGGTCCCTCACATCGTGTGCTCCGGTTATGGCTTCCAGCTGGCGCCGGGTCTGACCTGGCTGGCCCAGGTTTGTATGGTGCTCACCTGCCCTCTGTCCTGCCCCCTGGGGCTGATCCTGGACCTGGGGCTGAGGAGGGACGTCAGCACCTGTGGTATAAGGGAGAGGGCCATGGAGATGATTCGCACAAGCACCAATGACCCTTACAG TGAGTTTGTGAAGGAGGAGTTCAGCCGCGGGACGCTGCGCATTAAGACGGTGGAGGACATTCTGACTCCTCTGAAGGACTGCTACATGCTGCCCAGCTCGGCCGTCCTGGACTTCTCCACCATGTCTGAGATCATGCAGAGCGGATACACCAGGGTGCCCATCTacgaggaggagaa GTCCAACATTGTGGAAATCCTGTATGTGAAAGATCTGGCCCTGGTGGACCCAGACGACTGCACCCCCATGACGACCATCACCAAGTTCTACAATCACCCGCTGCACTTTGTCTTCAACGACACCAAACTGGATGCCATGCTGGAGGAGTTCAAGAAAG GCAACTCTCACATGGCCATCGTCCAGAAAGTGAACAACGAGGGGGAGGGAGATCCTTTCTACGAGGTGCTGGGATTGGTCACGTTGGAGGACGTCATCGAGGAGATCATCAAGTCAGAGATCCTGGATGAATCTGATGGTTACT TGGACAGGAAGGTGAAGTGGCCTCTCCCCCAGCTGGAGATTCCTCTGGAGCCTCGCAGCGCCCACGAggagttttctcttttcaagCCTCCCGAAGGAGAACCCAAGATCCGCACCTCGCCGCAGCTGCTGCTGGCTACACACCGCTTCCTGTCTAGAG AGGTGGAACACTTCAGCCCTGGACGCATGACTGAGAAGGTCTTGTTCCACCTGCTCCGTCACCCCAGCGTCAACCAGGAGGTGCACTTTGACCCCAGCAACCGGCTGAGCCCGGGCCACTATCTCTACACCCGCAACCACCCGGTGGACTAtttcatcctgctgctgcag GGCCGTGTGGAGGTGGAGATCGGAAAAGAGGGGCTGAAGTTTGAAAATGGGGCGTTTACTTACTACGGCGTTTCTGCTCTGACGCTACCATCTTCAG TGCACCAGTCTCCAGTGTCAACACAGCTTCAATCTCCCAGGGATCCCTTTGAGTCAGCAGACGCCACCAGCCCGTCCAGTTATTGTCCTGACTACACCGTCCGAGCTCTCACTGACCTGCAGCTCATACGG GTGACACGTCTCCAGTATTTGAACGCTCTGATGGCGTCTCGCGTCGGCCAGAGTCCAGATCCTCCTGAGATTAAGATCCTGCCCAACAGTCAGACCAAGCTGCTCAACGACAGAAACACCACACAAG AGTTTCCTGTAAACTTTTCATTCTTTGATACCATTGAGAACTACTGTTAG